In Pyxicephalus adspersus chromosome 10, UCB_Pads_2.0, whole genome shotgun sequence, the DNA window ataCTGCAGCTTATCTGTTGACATATTTCACTGGCTTCTCTGATTGGACATGATTGTTGTAAAATTTTGCCATAttggaaaagaacattttaattggtgctgaaggtaaaaatgtaatagttttgttttgttttttcaacttagCTAATTATGTAACTAAGGTGCATAAATagtttttaccataaaaaaaaaactaaaacctaaaaTTACCTTTaacaaagctttattttattttgatttgagtGGCTGTTTTGAGATAGAGCAGAtagaaatgtatgtttaaattttttagaagtttttgaCTTTGCCAGAAGTTTTTCTTTTAGTAGATAGTCAGCATGACTTTTCATGTCCCAAGCAGACCAGAGGGGATATGAAAAAGTACTTTGTAGGAAAGATAAGTGGATTGCATGAGGAACTGCCAAGAAATTTTGGAGCTTTCAACCAGAGAATTAAGGGATTAGATTTCAAAAGGGTAATTACCTAGAAGACAGAACTGTCAAAGCTGATGGTGAAGAAAATAGAATTTGTTGTTaatcaaaattaaagttttgcagGGCAAAACAACTTCATGGTAATGGTGTCCTAGTAACTGTTTGTACTCTCCTTTTATTCTCCCACTGCTCCTTTGAGGTTGAGATTTAGAGTTTATGAGGGATCCCTGTTATATGGGTGGAAGGGATGTGAGCCCCTGGGGAATAACCCACAACAATCTTCAAAAGTCAACTTATATCTGGTGTAAATATAGTTACCAAATCATTGTGGATAACATTAACCCATGATTCACTAACACGTACTACTTGATAAATCCATATTACCATTGCTACTGTGATTAAATTGTATGTCAgtagaaatgataaaaatatatttttcttgttaggaaatgtttgtCTGTCAGGAGattccgtgctgtgtgccatcgcagtatATTCTGCCCggtgatgtcatttgcagcagccaggagaagtAAGCAGCAGCCCCCGCTTCCCTTTagtcatgcagcctgatgtattttatcagcatccccagcaccattctgtgaggctgtgcacaactgaagGGGATCTCAGAGGCAATtggctcctgactcagtcctgcattgccattggctactgggacTTTATAGCTGCCTGTCTGGCCTATTGCCTGTAACCCCGACTCTGATTTTGTTTTGCCCCTATGTACTTCATCtagtggatggattatctgttatgatatctggctctgaattctggacttcTCTATTGAAATCTTGGTACTTTTTTCTGGCTTGTTGCCAgcccatctccagacaccatcctttgtgcagtAATtcctggggcaaccgagtgctcggagacgcaaccagtctcccgaggctgagggGGCTTACTAAAGGCAAAGACTGCAgtgtagattgggggactggtgtctggggaatactggtgcgTTGTACCAGTAtgtaccagggccttacatttcTACTGTAATAAATGCTACCTATTTAATTTACTACTGATCTGAATACTACTAAGGGCattttcactttgctaaatgcATTGGCACACATTACAAtatgccattcattttttatgggtCCTCAATGAGCTTCAACAGCACAATAAACCACAACACTGCACACAAGTAATACCAATGTGATGCAATAAAGGTTCAGTCACCTTgttaattttattagaaataaataggaaaacacaatgggcatgatttttgaagactccccaagactggaaaagaggaactatcatgggtgatccagcaaacctggattggatttttaaaaaataatttgcaattagttgtcaatttttttctatacctggactagatctattccaagtttgcttgatcccCCTAGTTCttctatgatggtctatctttcAAAAATCTGACCCAATGTACAGTATGTGTTCAATGTGCATCATTAAAATACACTAATATGTATTTCCtagtataaacaaaaatgtcagctGACCAATTCATTTAGTATTCTCATCAGTAATTGAATACCTGGAAATCACTGCACACATATGTGCATATGCGATTTGGCTTGTTTTATACTCTTCCATAGATTGAATTGATCAATAATCATTGATTGGATGTACTAATATGCATGATGACTTTTGATCAATATATGGCAACCCATCAGAACTAATCAAGTCTCCTATTATCATTTGTATGCTTAATTTTCATTCAAAATAGATTGTTTTGTTAAACCAAAATCACACAATAACACAAggtttttatactatatatttaagTCACAAGCTGACTTCTGCtataattatcattttaatttcttAGATTTAACTATAACAGCACTTTTTTTGTGATTGCTGCTGTgtccatgtatttttatttatctccaaaaaattgtatgtatcATACGTGTatcaaaaaatgtgaatataaaaaatatatttattggcagCACTGAATAAAACTATTCctgtaaatgtaacactttttttctttgtgaccaAAATTCATTCTAGGTAAGTTATATAATCTTCTAAGACAAGGGTGCTCAACCGACAGCCCTCTGGCCCTCTTCTCATTCCCTTtctgctcgttgtcttgtgggggatggggcgCACGCATATCCTATGTTTCTCCTATGTTTATTAGATcatgctgccaggagagggagcttcctgagcatgctcagtgtgagctccataagagtgggcgtgtactataaACCTAGCAATCATTTGTGGCTCCTCCcagcccaccttgtactgtgagataatcccagcagcagcatgagagctgtgtccaatgcagctgtcattatccccatgtataaaccttcatatctcccacagcAATTATCAGCAAATATCATTttgagagctgttactaaaccaaatttcagcgCCCTAAACATAACAATTTGCAAGATACGGGGTCAGAAGCaaaaaattctaataacaatcaggTATCTTTTTCctttaaggggggctatttcaagaccagggtctccaaatttagtttgcatgttagggacccccaagggccacttccatggcaatgagcattagggtaatGCCAATTCACTCTGttctgtggtgccccaaatatatacgtgctcactcacaaaactttaaggctgcgttcgGAATGGCGgcgaggttgcagtgcggttaccccttccttatgCCATAGAGCCCTGCCCAAcaggggtgtggtggggcgggcacgggtgggcaTGCCGTAGCCTCAATTTTTTCGGGAATGaggtgtttacataacaatgatgcacatgtgcGCTCGCCATGGCTagttaccgtgccccctctttttttttatgactacacccctgctgcctagggggagacgctcagtaccgctcactgccacctgaaATCAGatctgcagacactgcggtgtgagggactgagcggctgatGGGGTGCCTAGTACACAAAGCTGACCAATTACCTTAtttaaaccctaatttctcaggaacagggagatgtagggacctttattttaaattaaattgattctAGTTTTAACACAACATAAatctttaatgtttgcattgtggcccgtgagttttatctcaatgtcaagggcggcccccagatgaaaaaaggttgggcaacACTCCATAATCACCTGGAACAATCAATCTGTTCTAATGAGAAAAAGCTGAACTagttgcatccctttagatgaggaaactgttttagaaaaattaaaacttcCATTGCAAGACATGTCTAAAAAAGActgatgtcagtgtagtctttGTACTAACACCACCTCCTATGACAAGTACACAGCCAGTTCTTATATTGCATAATTTAATATCCAAGTTGTGAATCCACATAGGTTGCATTGTTCTTATTGGTAGTTATGGTCTGCCACATATTTACAAAGATTTCaagaaaagatattttaaaatatatttgtatttcccaAAATTATCCACAAGATGTCACTCTTCTACACAACTGAGCTATTAATTATTAGTACTTATGTATTAGTATTATGACCGATATACAGGAATTGGTGTCCTAAGTGATTTGGTGTTGAGTGTTTAAAGCGTGTCTCCAAACattcttttatcatttatttaggaaaatggACCAtctgttagatttttttaatttgcatgtcTTGCCATTGGGGAGATACACTCCTTTATTTGCCCCGCTAACCACTATCATTAGGAAATAAAGaagaatccaaaattttagagttgtccccAGGATAAGTGCACCTATTCTGGGGAAAAGTCTCAGAATGGAATTTTCTGCACCTTGCGACGAGAAGACGAGAATTTCTCTGCGACGAGAAGCAAGGGAAACTTTCCCTCAAGGtattaaagctgcaaaaaaataattagactAAAAAGTAAGTATTGGttataaatacactttatcaATTCTATTTTGGTATCAAATGATAATggtgaaagaaaagtaaaattccTAGTTACTGTTAGTTGTTTTATGCCATTTCTGTAAAAgcctacaaaaacaaacaatactcCACTCAAATTTAAATGTGTTGCATCAGGAGTGCCATCTATGGCTGGTActacttttgtatttttggcaAGAGTATGACAGACTCATCAAGGGTCCCAATGCAATTACATCAGATGCCTTTAGGCACCATTTATGGAGTTTCCATATATGATGCAAAAAAAGCCACGTGGCATGATGGCACAGAGGGTTGGGACCGACACATAGAGAACTATTTTGTGCACGGAGCGTTAGCAATACAGGGCCTGAGGCTACCTTTTTAGCTGACTTAAGGACGTGATGCCCCTGCATGCTCTAGTGTGCATGGAGAGGAAGGTAGATGAAGTTTGGTGTTGTTGAGTTTTGACCCGGTTGTGCCCGTGATGAAAATCCAGACTGTATTTGAAAGCTGATGATATTACAGCTCTTCAGAAAAAAGAGCCTTTGTAAGATTGAGGGTGGAGTGGAGCTGCTGGAGTCCAAAGTAATGTGGGGGTCCCAAGAAATTTACCAATATGAGTACCCCAAAGCCAGCTCTGATGGTtccaagggaaaaaaaggagaagctAGTAAGAGAGAGGAAGAACAGACAGAAGGGCTTCCTTAATTTAGGAGAAAGCCAGATGCAGCCACAAAGTTTAAGCCCGAATGATTAGTGATGGGTGACAACTAATTTGGTTAATTTTTGCAGTTAGaaagacaatataaaaattttaatttatgctaaaaactttataacatttatatttttatttaataggagtaaaaaatgcacaaagaatatatgtaatttattatgatAATTGATGTACCAGTATGTTAGTCAAaactttagaaaattaaaaattaaaaattgaataaatattgatGTAAATCATGTTTACAAAACCAAGCTATTTTTATACACCATGTTtcaattttatgttatattaccACTTATAGGATTGGATACtggtaaataaaaattttgtagACACGCTGTTAGAAAACGTGCATCAGGCCAGCGAttccgtgctgtgtgccaccgCAATATCccattttgcccagcaatgtcacttgctgCAGCAAAGAGAGTATAGAGAAACATAGcggcccctgcttccctttagccatgcagcctgatggatgtaatggcatccccagcatccactgttaggctgtgcacagctgaaggggatcctAGAGGCTGATCAACTCCTGACTCATTCCTGCAcagctattggctgctgggactttaatgcctctctgctcccagtcaccagtgcctgttgtagtgttaagctaggctgacttagtgtgtttttgtctgatttactgttgctgacctttcctGTTCAGGACCTATCGTTTGTACGCAGCCTGGGCCGagcttttgcctgtgaccccaaaaCTGCTTGTGCTTTGCCCGTTTACTTAATTTGttggatggatattctgtgtatgacctatgctctgtattctggacttggctctgttgaaatcttggtagtgctttatctgtgggctcctggcttgctgccagctcatccccagacaccatcccttgtaagacctgggggcaactgagtcctgggagacgcaaccagtctctaAAGACTGAGCGGGGGAATACTAAAGGTGAGAACTGCagtattagattgggggactggtgtatagtgaggactggtgctgaccagggccttacacaggCACAGCACATCCCACATTACCAGCATACCTTAGTTTGTAGTGATAAATATCAAAGGCATGTTCATAAAACATAGAAGGgtggtgatttttttctttctagtccACTGAAGGATATAGGAAGATTTTCACATCTAAGGCATCCAACTAAGGGATGGGCgatagcaaaaaaatattaagttGAAAACTGCCTGTAGtctgaaaaaagttaaaaactgcCTGTAGTCCAAAGCTAGCATCAGATGAGGCCTGAACCATTCTCCTAGAGGAACTTGGAGAACTTGTGAAAAGAAGGTTGGATGTCAGGTTTGCAAATCTTTAGGCTATCTTAGGTAAGAAGATAGTCCTTGGTTTTAACATCACCTTGTCCCCAGTAGGACAACAAAAGGTCACCAGTTTGGACACTTTTTACACAGAATTGGTAACAACAAGAATACAACTTTGTGGGCATAAGTATTAATaaactgcaaatgacagacagatacggacagtgacacaggaataggaaaaggaccctgcccaaaagaactTGCAATCTAAGATGTGGGGTAAGTAGCACActataggaggggggatatggagtaaCCTTTTgcagatgtttggtgtgattgttgtgtccGGGTTAGCAGGATGGGGATGTCAGAAGTTGACAGGGGAAACTTTATCCAGAACCAAAGAAAGAGTGTTTGAACTGAGTGGAAGCTTTTTCTGGAAATGTGATTTTAgaaagagtgggggttagggatgtaaggcagtttgagtATCAGTGGTCAAGAAAAATGATGGTCctggttacagatatctctcatGTCCTGCCATTgacaggtctgggatgtggcaaagagGGGCAAAACTTAGAGAGGTGAGGTGAGGAGGTTGTGGTCAAAAAGGGGAAATGGTGGGTTGTCAAtgaggaggttgcagagttttgaaaataccagttctaatgtgtgtggggctgtttatgttctgtgtacgtccaaaggaggaggtaatggagagcagtttggatGAGGAAGGATGATTGGAGTCATtaactgcaacattaaagtcacgaTGATGAAGGTGGGGAGGTCATGGGAAAAAATATATGAGAGCCAAGAGGCAACGTTGTCCAAAAATAGGGAAACTGGGCCTTGGGGCGGTAGACAACaacaacaatgaggggtaagggtcAGAAAAGACAGATGGAATGTGGTGAAAATGAAGGTGGGTTAGGAATGACTCTGTATATACAGTTACCCGGACGTTCTGGAATTGTCTTCCATattctatttggcttgctcctacttattgctcatttaaaagaacacttaaaacctatattttcaaacttgcataccaGTCTTATTctatctcttaaaaccctcactacttacccaccattccatatccctcctacCATTGTGTGCTACCCCCcccgcttagattgtaagctcctctgggcagggtctcTTCCTCTACTctttctgtgttactgtctgtacttgtttgtcatttgcaacccctattgaatgtacatcagtgagtaatatgttggtgctataaaacattgtttattattatcaatattaaaagcCTAAATGTTAGTAGTTCATGAATGAATTGTAGACTCAAAACCCTGTTACCGTCAGAAGGCATGTTTCATGCAGCCCAGATTTCTTACAAGAGTGGTAAAGTATGAATgggagtaataataataataataataataatgggagtCACCTAGTAGAGTATATTAACTAGCTGTCAGTGCTTGGCCCCATCAGGCTACTCACTTAATGTCTTCACAGACAGGGAAATGCAAAGGCAATGCCATGGTGCCCTACAGCTAAAATGTTTTCTGGACATGCAGAACCCAGTGCTTAAGTGTCATGTAGaaactataattaaataaaaaatggaatgttAACATTGAAACAATAAGACATTGATTCACCTAGTTAAAACTAATACATGCTGGTAGTAGGATGGGTTTTGGGCTGAAGTACACATTTTCTGTAACTCTGTGTCCAAGCCTCCTGTAGCAGGAAGTATAACTAGAATGTGAAAGATGTTTATGAGACCTGATATGAGGGCCGTAAAAAGGTAGTATGTGTATTACAGACTTTATAGATAGaaccataattttattattatttattttattttttagctcatTCGGAGATGAATGTCATATCAATTAACAAGGAGTTATCTGAAGCCTACCACCCCAGCTGAAACTTCATTTGTTAAGTCAATACCTCAAAATCCATGCAAAATAGAAAGAGCCTTTTGATTTTCTTACAAAAtctatattacaaataatatcaaatgacTATAATAAAATCTGAAACCATGTCTTAAAAACAGAACTCTTCTTGAATCAGAAAAGCCAACCCATTCTTTTAAAAGCCTTTACTACTAGGTAATAAATACATCAATCAAAATGCTGACATTTATTGCACTACATAAGGGAATGCACAGTGCAAAAGAATAAAGatcatataatataatgtaaattgGTGtttaattgtgtaaaatattgtGAAGATTACAGAAAACTAGCAAATACTTTTAACAACAGCTACATATGTTTTAGTTATCACTCAGATGCTGAGTTTGTCCTCCCACAACATTTAGATTGTCCTAGGGAGCGTATGACAGTTCTCAATGACCTCCTCTTCCCTTTAGGAGGTTGTTCTATTTCACCGGACATTTCAGAAGGCTGCATATGTTGTTCTATTTGGATCTCTAAATGCTTCTGAATGGCTAATCCTAGAACTTCAGGGTCTACTGCAGCTCCATAGACTTCCCATGTCATCCCTTCATCATCCCACCGTACCTCACGTACAGGGGTTTGTGGACATTGTAGGTTAAAGCTTAGTCCAGTCTCAGGGTGTAAATGGGATTGTCCAGTGGTCTGAAGGCAAGGAACGGTTGACACTGATTTATTTTCCATAATAATGATAGTTTGTACTTCCGCATCTTTGCAGCTAAGTGGGAGTCTTTGCTCTGTTGATACATAACTCAAAGATGTCATTGTCCAGTTATCTTTCATCTTTACACCTGGATTAATTTGCAGACCATCTTCTGAATTGTTCATGGTTTTAAGAAGAAGGTTATTGTTCCCCTTTACAGAACTGtttaaatgcagctctgtaattgaCTGAAGAGGCTGTGGAAATGTAAACTGTCCACATCTTATTAGCTTCCTAGCATCAAGTCCAGATTCACTGGCAGATGATACTAGTTTTGGATAAGCAAACTTTTCAGAAAATGTCAGTTGGGAACACAGTTGTGACTGAGAACCTGAATCTCCGACCGAATGTTCCTGTCCAGCGGAGAGTTGAACAGATGGTATAGGCATAGAGTGGCAATATGCAGCGATAGTGTCATCTGTTTTTATCATGGGTTCATGGCTCCTGCAGCATTGCACAGAACAACTATTGTGAATAACCATCGTTTGGGGAGGGAGCTTAGTTTCAGAAATGTTATCAGAGGACATTACTCCAGGTATATTGTAGTGTGACTGACTATAcacatgtttatttgaaaaaccaTTGGCAGAATTTCTTGGTTCTAAAATCCCATGTTGATGTGTTCCAGGCACTGCATAAACTGTTATATTGTGCTGAATGGAACTGCTATCCAAATGACAAAGGGGAATATTGTGATCTCCATCAGGAGAAATGGCATCCATTAGGTTATTCTGAATATTTGATAGTGAGTGAACTATTCCAGAGTCCTGTGTTACATTACTGAGATTACAAGTCCTATCACTGCCAGACCCAGAAGTACTGCTAGATGAGGATAATATTGAATATGTGGCACTGATTTTATTGTGCGCATTGACAGAACGAGGCACTGATTTTCTTCGTCCACAGCAGTAATCTGAATAGCTCTTTTGGACCATCGTGCTTGGGATGTCCAACTTTTCAAGGCTTTCAGCTTCATATATTGATGTTTCTGAACGCCCTAGCattgaaatattttcagaaacATTGTATCTGACAAAACCTTGTGTGATCTCTGGCTCTGTAATAGCCAATGAGGAGTCTGCAGATAAGTAGTGATTCTTTTGCTGTGACTGCTCTTCTGCTTTTTCTCCTGAAAGTTGATTGCAGCTTGGTTTGATTTGACACAGATCTGTTGCTGTGTCTTGAGTAGAAAACAAGTTGGAGCTTTTTGAATGCTGAATGCTGTTCTCATCACACTTGGGCACACAAGGAATGCTGTTAAGGCTTTTATGCAATTCTGGTTTAGTTTGTGAACTTCCAAGACTACTACAGGGCACAGCTGAAGAACTTTTTGTCAAGGAATAACAGCCAGGAACAGTCTTTTCAATGTACATTAAGTTCAATGCTTCTTGGCAGGAAGGAGTGGAAAGGTTGTGAATGTTGTTTGCCATGATGTATGCAGTTATCCTGGACctgaaaattaaaacacaaaaacatggtTATTAACTAAACCCTTGGCTGTtgaatttttaatacatatttttgctGCACAATTCCATCCTCAAATCCCCATGGACTTTTAAGCCACCTTTAAATCAATccacattttctaaatatttgtaaaatataattttttatttaaaatgaacatgtaaatagacaatatacatattcattttttctgtGATCTGCCACCAAATATCATATAGGTCAACTAGCCCAATCTAGTTCTGTGCAGGACTCTTAaagccctaaccatacagcttttccaacaaagtctgtatcTTTCCTCATAGTTCACCTTGGcactcctcccagctcaccagccaagaacagagccacaggaataggcaggctgggagtttatatccccagcctaatttccaggatgcatttcaggtgagacagttatacctgatcatacccaggcctctctagctcccccacctggccaagaagctcattgtcatttaGCCTGGTACCTCAACCCCACCTTcaagtcaaaaggaaaactgtctgactaaacagaaaaatattctgcataaCTAGTATCTCGGGCAAATGTACGTGTCATTCTGgacaaaaccctgtgatttctttggccagctgttacaatatgtATATTGTCCATTTAGATGTTGAAAATGaaagacatattttattattaattgactaatattttacaaatatttagacGATGTGAATTAATTTAAAGGTGCCTAAAAAGTCCATTGGAGTTTTATGAAGGAATTGTGATGTGGCACCAATATACAGCTGTCCttgatatattaataaaaatacatatttttactgGTCAAGAAAGTAATAATTCAACTGACAAGTCAGTGGGTGAATTAACTTACCATCCCCGGcccaaataaaaatatcagtttgggAAGGCCATATGAATTTTTGCATAGGACTACACAGGTAATATTtttctgatacaaaaaaaatctttctaaaaacttaaagtgtatgtaaacccaaaactttCTCTCACCACATGTGCCTGTGAAGATTCAAAAACTgtgacttttttattactttgtgtgCTGTAGACATTGgtagagaggatatactttcaagagtgaaggattcaaaacatttgctaacatccattcaggtttgctggatcacccagcttcaccgatgaaagtgtatcctcttcaatcttgcaaaactttaatatattaggcCCATTGGTTTTAGCCCTTCCATattttatcccaaaaaaaaaaaacacagtaggTTACTGGGGATTTATGgcctaaagtatttttattgcttgTATATTTTTCATCCTGTGGTGGATTTATTGGTGTGTTATCCTGAATAGCCCACTCAGACAGTATACACTAGTGgtccagaatgacgtcatgatgccagaacatgccCACCCCAGCCCatgccggtgcgccccccaagcggggtccttctcttgaccccacggcccacctgtcagactgctgtggcccactagtgggaTGTGGACTGGGGGTTTGGGAAACTTGCCTATCTATCTTTATCTGTTATTTAACCTATTACTAATTAGCTATCTTTTCCATATCCCCCTATTGTGTACTTCACTCCTTCTTTGTTTAGGCTACTGTGTGTACAGACATTTGTGTTCCTGGAAACAATAATTTATAGCACAACTAGTGCAAATGAGTACTGTACGCACACAGTTGTTCAGTACTATGAAAAAGGCAGTGGGGAAGACagcactggggaacaattttgaacaaatttgttattgacttcaatttttaaccttatttacactaaaataggtatgctgattctgaaagagcagttagttttcttctatcatgtcaggttttttctctaccgcttatattattgcgatactgtagcgtggatttgtataagctattcatttacacgcaagacacaaatatggtcagaggttgtgcgctgctacacgtagtgaataagaaaaatgtattttgctactcACACAcgaatttcctttctttcaggtcatgtcCGGTTCTGCTGTTtttcgttgtaagtgcctaaaagccctgattcattttgttatatctgtggcagtttcaccattcccagtcaaagggcgaacatcagcacatttgtagagcaatcctatttggcatatttcaaagttaaacttggtgatcaagataagtcttgggcccctcataaggtgtgcaaccAGTGTGTCGAgggtgataagatgccatttgtatacctatggtttggcgagagccaggagatcatttcagtaactagtacttttgtatagtgaaaacttcaggatataacaagaaaaataaatgcaacatagAATATCtcagtctaccatcggctatacgacCAGTGGCCCATTcaaatgaaatcccagtgccggttttcattacattaccctctcttgaagaacatgattatggtgatgaactaggtgacaacaatgatgaagagtttgaaattgaagaggaatctgttcgtaagggatttaaTCAGTATtaattgagtgatttggcatgtgatttgggactatcgaagaaggcttcagaagtTCTAGAATCAGGAccgcgtgagaaaaacttactatCGTACTTTCGaatcagagaaattgcatttctgcagtactttagaactgacagtggctttgtgtatgtccctaacatacctggtttaatagaggaattgagaattccaatctataactcaactgaatggtgactattcatcgatagctcaaagggAGCTTTAGGCATGTCATCCCACACAATGAGAATATATTTGGgttagtcccaattggccattcagtgaagaatatgcagacattaagagagtcattgagttgttgcaatatcacccacacaattgggtcatctgtgttgaccctaaaatggtatgcttacttcttggtcagcaacatggctacaccaagtatccctgttatctgtgcatgtgagacAGCGGAGCTcctgagaggcattgggtggaaagaaattgggctccaagatctgccctaaaaccaggtgatccaaacattct includes these proteins:
- the GPRIN2 gene encoding G protein-regulated inducer of neurite outgrowth 2; translated protein: MANNIHNLSTPSCQEALNLMYIEKTVPGCYSLTKSSSAVPCSSLGSSQTKPELHKSLNSIPCVPKCDENSIQHSKSSNLFSTQDTATDLCQIKPSCNQLSGEKAEEQSQQKNHYLSADSSLAITEPEITQGFVRYNVSENISMLGRSETSIYEAESLEKLDIPSTMVQKSYSDYCCGRRKSVPRSVNAHNKISATYSILSSSSSTSGSGSDRTCNLSNVTQDSGIVHSLSNIQNNLMDAISPDGDHNIPLCHLDSSSIQHNITVYAVPGTHQHGILEPRNSANGFSNKHVYSQSHYNIPGVMSSDNISETKLPPQTMVIHNSCSVQCCRSHEPMIKTDDTIAAYCHSMPIPSVQLSAGQEHSVGDSGSQSQLCSQLTFSEKFAYPKLVSSASESGLDARKLIRCGQFTFPQPLQSITELHLNSSVKGNNNLLLKTMNNSEDGLQINPGVKMKDNWTMTSLSYVSTEQRLPLSCKDAEVQTIIIMENKSVSTVPCLQTTGQSHLHPETGLSFNLQCPQTPVREVRWDDEGMTWEVYGAAVDPEVLGLAIQKHLEIQIEQHMQPSEMSGEIEQPPKGKRRSLRTVIRSLGQSKCCGRTNSASE